From a single Polyangiaceae bacterium genomic region:
- a CDS encoding CPBP family intramembrane metalloprotease, producing MADQPAPAPSGPWTDLALTLPMFLGYHLGVIFLPVRNAADVVTSELIALSDNNILAYSGLTLAIGAVFVGSLIVLGRGKALRWERFAFIALEGVVYAVAMRFLASYVVGRMYLANGIHDPATGLVMSLGAGFYEEIAFRVILFGLGAKVVGLLFPVMVPFKQKLVTLGWALIAAMVFSGWHYVGALGESFDAKSFVFRTVCGLVFTAIYRFRGFAPAVWTHALYDIWVLVL from the coding sequence ATGGCGGACCAGCCCGCTCCCGCACCCAGCGGGCCCTGGACGGATCTCGCTCTCACGCTGCCGATGTTCCTCGGCTACCACCTGGGAGTGATCTTCCTGCCCGTGCGCAACGCGGCGGACGTGGTCACCTCGGAGCTGATCGCGCTCTCGGACAACAACATCCTGGCCTATTCCGGCCTCACGCTGGCCATCGGCGCGGTGTTCGTCGGCAGCCTCATCGTGCTCGGTCGCGGCAAGGCACTGCGCTGGGAGCGCTTCGCCTTCATCGCCCTCGAGGGCGTCGTCTACGCCGTCGCCATGCGCTTCCTCGCCAGCTACGTCGTGGGCCGCATGTACCTGGCGAACGGCATTCACGACCCCGCGACAGGTCTCGTCATGTCCCTCGGAGCCGGTTTCTACGAAGAGATCGCCTTCCGCGTGATCCTCTTCGGCCTCGGCGCCAAGGTCGTCGGTCTGCTCTTTCCGGTGATGGTGCCCTTCAAGCAAAAGCTCGTCACGCTGGGCTGGGCGTTGATCGCGGCAATGGTCTTCAGCGGCTGGCACTACGTGGGCGCCCTGGGCGAGAGCTTCGACGCAAAGTCCTTCGTCTTTCGCACGGTGTGCGGCCTGGTGTTCACCGCCATCTATCGCTTCCGCGGGTTCGCCCCGGCCGTCTGGACGCACGCCCTCTACGACATCTGGGTCCTGGTCTTGTAG
- a CDS encoding decaprenyl-phosphate phosphoribosyltransferase, translated as MASPQLEEDRQSGIHPPVREAGPPPPRAEGSLLWRVGGVVKTVRPHQWVKNVFVLAPVVFAKEIFDPVLLVRAGGAFLVFCLLAGAVYTMNDIADVESDREHPVKRYRPIASGRVPMGFARGLVVALVAVSLVGASASSFKYMAVAGAYFILNVAYSSKLKHVAYLDVGCISAGFVLRVVGGGFATHISVSSYLLLCTALLALFLGFGKRRHELTGSAERAGKQRAALESYTKGGLDVALGITGLATIAVYIAYTLDPRTQAFFKTEWLWPSTLFVALGVYRFLHLVRSRPKSESPTQEMLKDGPFVGIVLLWVVLVLWVVYHLRPS; from the coding sequence ATGGCTTCGCCGCAGTTGGAAGAGGACCGCCAGAGCGGCATCCACCCGCCGGTTCGGGAAGCGGGCCCCCCGCCGCCCCGAGCGGAAGGGTCGCTCCTTTGGCGCGTGGGCGGCGTGGTCAAGACCGTGCGGCCGCACCAGTGGGTGAAGAACGTGTTCGTCCTCGCCCCCGTGGTGTTCGCCAAGGAGATCTTCGACCCCGTGCTCCTGGTGCGCGCGGGCGGGGCGTTCTTGGTGTTCTGCCTGCTCGCGGGCGCCGTCTACACCATGAACGACATCGCGGATGTGGAGAGCGATCGCGAGCATCCGGTCAAGCGCTACCGTCCCATCGCGTCCGGTCGCGTGCCCATGGGCTTTGCTCGCGGCCTGGTGGTGGCGCTGGTCGCAGTCTCGCTCGTCGGCGCGTCCGCCAGCTCCTTCAAATACATGGCGGTGGCCGGCGCGTACTTCATCCTGAACGTCGCCTATTCATCCAAGCTCAAGCACGTCGCCTACTTGGACGTGGGTTGCATCTCCGCGGGCTTCGTGCTGCGCGTGGTGGGCGGCGGCTTCGCCACGCACATCTCCGTCTCCAGCTACTTGCTGTTGTGCACCGCGCTCCTGGCCTTGTTCCTGGGCTTCGGCAAGCGCCGCCACGAGCTCACGGGCAGCGCCGAGCGCGCCGGAAAGCAGCGCGCCGCGCTGGAGTCCTACACCAAGGGCGGGTTGGACGTCGCCCTGGGCATCACGGGCCTCGCCACCATCGCGGTGTACATCGCCTACACCCTGGACCCGCGCACGCAGGCGTTCTTCAAGACGGAATGGCTGTGGCCGAGCACGCTGTTCGTGGCCCTCGGCGTGTACCGCTTCTTGCACCTCGTGCGCTCGCGCCCCAAGTCCGAGAGCCCCACGCAGGAAATGCTGAAGGACGGCCCCTTCGTGGGCATCGTCCTGCTCTGGGTGGTGCTGGTGCTGTGGGTCGTCTACCACCTCAGGCCAAGCTGA
- a CDS encoding transposase, translating to MRVRDTVPNLRCKKSYKAILAAFSHWREREGFRLLHFSVMGNHVHLIAEARNKRVLSKAMQGIAIRIAKRLNKVGRASGRVFSGRYHSDVLDTPVSVRNVLAYVLCNARKHGIAKKVKRTWVDPWSSGSAFTGWRGKITCDAQDPPPIADPQSDIGRNWHKRGGGIPPDTVPGQRSHLRQ from the coding sequence ATGCGCGTGCGAGACACGGTGCCCAATCTCCGCTGCAAGAAGTCATACAAGGCGATCCTTGCGGCGTTCTCGCACTGGCGAGAGCGAGAAGGCTTTCGGCTGCTGCACTTTTCAGTGATGGGCAACCACGTGCACCTGATTGCGGAAGCGCGGAACAAGCGCGTGCTGTCCAAGGCCATGCAGGGCATCGCCATTCGCATTGCCAAGCGGCTCAACAAGGTGGGGCGTGCGTCCGGCCGCGTGTTTTCCGGGCGCTACCACAGTGACGTGCTGGATACCCCGGTCAGCGTGCGCAATGTACTGGCCTACGTCCTGTGCAACGCACGGAAGCATGGCATTGCCAAGAAGGTGAAGCGCACCTGGGTCGACCCATGGTCGAGCGGAAGCGCCTTCACAGGGTGGCGCGGGAAAATCACGTGTGACGCGCAAGACCCGCCGCCCATCGCCGATCCGCAATCGGATATTGGTCGCAACTGGCACAAGCGTGGAGGCGGCATTCCGCCGGACACGGTGCCCGGCCAGCGCAGTCACCTTCGCCAATAG